One genomic segment of Blastopirellula marina includes these proteins:
- a CDS encoding tyrosine-type recombinase/integrase, producing MTEKHVEKKRILVGDRVTLVQRGKKRIWQMDFYYNGHRILTTKTRNLKIARKKALVVEAQLIQGTFGSNIQENRIVRTDLADAIKQFMEYRVTEGNRPGTIARYSSILDRFSDFASKARVQRVDQVTVPLFDRYRSMRKPVISGHSLWQESRLLKDFLHWCFTRGYIETSLLANEKFHVPNVKKKSVLALEQVNLILGSATPSRQTMFSVLALIGIRSGELRNLLTEDVDLENGWIYIVSRKGRETKTGQDWKVPIHPRLRDVLLRYQPNKTGWYFTAMASEKYPDGNHHIDPDDLNDDFKATLRRVGIPDGQKSGGFTLHSLRHFFKSHAIAQGVPREYVDDWQGHTPNYKVASDAYVHVQDDDSQRWIRRIDFSEIEDVPTARNNRANQIPSNKNGLNAKRTMTHGDSS from the coding sequence ATGACCGAAAAGCATGTCGAAAAGAAGCGTATCCTCGTCGGAGACCGTGTGACTCTCGTCCAGCGTGGCAAGAAGAGAATCTGGCAGATGGATTTCTATTATAATGGGCATCGGATACTGACAACCAAAACCCGGAACCTGAAAATCGCCCGTAAGAAAGCTCTCGTTGTGGAGGCACAACTCATCCAAGGCACGTTCGGTTCCAATATCCAGGAAAACAGAATCGTCAGAACTGATCTTGCGGACGCTATCAAGCAGTTCATGGAATATCGAGTAACCGAAGGCAATCGCCCGGGAACCATTGCCCGCTACTCTTCAATCCTTGATCGATTCAGTGATTTCGCTTCCAAGGCGAGAGTGCAGCGTGTCGACCAAGTTACGGTTCCGCTCTTCGATCGCTATCGCAGCATGCGAAAACCGGTCATCAGTGGGCATTCCCTTTGGCAAGAGTCGCGACTGTTGAAGGACTTTCTCCACTGGTGTTTTACGCGTGGCTACATCGAGACCAGCCTTCTAGCCAACGAGAAGTTCCACGTGCCTAACGTGAAAAAGAAGTCGGTGCTCGCGTTAGAACAAGTGAATCTGATCCTTGGGTCAGCTACACCAAGCCGCCAAACGATGTTTAGTGTGCTGGCCCTCATAGGCATACGCAGCGGCGAACTGCGAAACCTGCTGACTGAAGACGTGGATCTCGAAAACGGCTGGATCTACATTGTGTCTCGAAAAGGACGAGAAACCAAAACCGGCCAAGATTGGAAGGTTCCCATCCACCCACGACTTCGCGACGTCTTACTAAGGTACCAACCCAATAAGACAGGCTGGTACTTCACGGCGATGGCCAGCGAAAAGTACCCTGATGGAAATCATCACATTGATCCCGATGATCTAAACGACGACTTTAAGGCAACACTCCGAAGGGTTGGAATACCTGATGGCCAGAAAAGCGGAGGTTTCACGCTTCACTCTCTGAGGCATTTCTTCAAGAGCCACGCGATTGCCCAAGGTGTTCCCCGTGAATATGTCGATGATTGGCAGGGACATACTCCCAATTACAAGGTCGCCTCGGATGCTTACGTTCATGTCCAGGATGATGACAGTCAACGCTGGATTCGGAGAATTGACTTTTCAGAAATTGAAGACGTCCCAACTGCACGTAACAACAGAGCAAATCAGATTCCCTCGAACAAAAACGGGCTGAATGCTAAACGCACAATGACTCACGGTGATAGCTCTTAA
- a CDS encoding coiled-coil domain-containing protein has protein sequence MTMTAEELVDKPVVFALAQQPHELNPDELIATLWPLMCLTTGRPVNASASTFPSAGFARWYRVPPGVWEHGDLVIGHLRRNERGYGLEDKEWYQVFGDAGYHAGGQVCELFDLAEPLAKLGDLLRRPLPKTRIPRGDVYFRCRDAVAGPFRVANGDGSRSGNFYFTPDRKAECDVDVFDRQAFDNANISIVRSRAVISPSEYMPTSGRGGAYETNYQIFRKQDLDQATLEKRVKYFLTDELLVTKACKQIKHGKSWKKLRDELKPLVALLDQDTHGVSEAVIQGLPELIGEIEQRITMIDPLVEAMMQSAAIAERIRQEGNAAVQAQVKAKAIEIEQLAKEEAASKLIELEGIEKKVEAVRKEKSQLLEELKTLVRQREQDESRAEDLIARVDERLRSGRNELLSDLALITPLLQQFASVPSSSNGHATKQTHDLKADAHPCSQQPTSTDTPLAKSPKLTESEFVEKRLWPILNNHAASVDLREAGLFHASIVAGRLIGVPHPGWASGYAAAMGETARCITVAASPRWIDFDSIANGSLLSNWRSAVADDQCLQLIVIEGIDRCPTHAWLRPWLNILAGWSTSLPDSQQTGWPEHVRLVITEEKSTSCFDLTDELRRWVFAFSSRGKPQIVTNAISGHLPFQVWELASSSYDNNSLDTYLKALQFPIGDPSTPMKTSLACRLREALMRLHPNDPPMASEQVIIQRLFNCWLAEEKA, from the coding sequence ATGACCATGACCGCAGAAGAACTAGTCGACAAACCCGTTGTTTTCGCCTTAGCACAGCAACCTCATGAGCTGAATCCGGACGAACTTATTGCTACGTTATGGCCGCTGATGTGCCTCACCACGGGCCGCCCAGTCAACGCATCGGCATCAACTTTCCCGAGTGCCGGCTTTGCACGCTGGTATCGCGTTCCCCCGGGAGTCTGGGAGCATGGCGACCTTGTCATCGGCCATTTGCGCCGCAATGAAAGAGGATATGGTCTCGAAGACAAAGAGTGGTATCAAGTCTTTGGCGATGCGGGATATCACGCGGGCGGTCAGGTGTGTGAGCTATTCGACTTAGCCGAGCCTCTCGCCAAACTAGGCGACCTTTTAAGGAGGCCGCTACCAAAGACACGCATTCCTCGCGGTGATGTCTATTTTCGGTGCCGCGATGCCGTCGCTGGCCCATTTCGGGTCGCTAACGGTGATGGTAGTCGATCTGGTAATTTCTACTTCACCCCTGACAGGAAGGCCGAATGCGACGTCGATGTCTTTGATCGACAAGCGTTCGACAATGCAAATATCTCGATTGTTCGTAGCAGGGCGGTCATTTCTCCGTCTGAGTACATGCCGACCTCTGGTCGGGGCGGCGCGTACGAAACGAACTATCAGATCTTTCGCAAGCAGGATCTCGATCAAGCAACTCTTGAAAAACGTGTCAAGTACTTCCTAACAGATGAACTGTTAGTCACTAAAGCATGCAAGCAGATTAAACATGGTAAGAGCTGGAAAAAATTACGAGATGAATTGAAGCCGCTTGTTGCCCTTTTGGATCAGGACACCCACGGAGTATCTGAAGCGGTCATACAAGGGTTACCTGAATTGATCGGTGAAATAGAGCAGAGGATCACGATGATCGATCCACTGGTCGAGGCGATGATGCAAAGTGCAGCGATCGCAGAAAGGATTCGGCAGGAAGGAAATGCAGCGGTGCAAGCACAAGTCAAGGCGAAAGCTATTGAAATCGAGCAACTTGCAAAAGAAGAGGCCGCTTCCAAGTTGATTGAGTTGGAAGGAATTGAGAAGAAGGTTGAAGCCGTCCGCAAAGAAAAAAGTCAGCTTCTAGAGGAGTTGAAAACACTGGTTAGACAGCGAGAGCAGGACGAGTCACGTGCCGAGGACCTGATTGCTCGAGTAGATGAGCGGTTGCGAAGTGGTCGTAATGAGTTACTCTCTGACTTAGCTTTGATTACGCCACTATTGCAGCAGTTCGCATCAGTACCTTCATCGAGCAATGGGCATGCGACTAAACAAACGCACGATTTGAAAGCAGACGCTCACCCTTGCTCGCAACAGCCCACTTCGACCGACACGCCTTTGGCAAAATCGCCTAAGTTGACGGAGAGTGAATTCGTCGAAAAGCGATTGTGGCCGATACTGAACAATCATGCAGCTAGTGTTGACCTCCGCGAAGCGGGGCTTTTCCACGCTTCGATCGTAGCTGGCCGCCTCATAGGCGTTCCGCATCCAGGCTGGGCCAGTGGCTACGCAGCTGCCATGGGTGAAACGGCACGATGCATTACGGTCGCTGCATCACCACGTTGGATCGATTTCGATTCGATAGCCAACGGGAGTTTGTTGTCGAACTGGCGATCGGCAGTAGCAGATGATCAATGCCTCCAACTGATCGTAATTGAGGGAATTGATCGTTGCCCAACTCATGCTTGGCTTCGACCTTGGCTGAACATTCTTGCCGGTTGGTCTACGTCCTTACCCGATTCCCAGCAAACGGGTTGGCCCGAACATGTCCGCCTCGTTATCACGGAGGAAAAGTCTACTTCTTGCTTTGACCTGACCGATGAACTACGGCGATGGGTGTTCGCATTCAGTTCGCGTGGGAAGCCACAAATAGTTACGAATGCCATATCGGGGCACCTTCCGTTTCAAGTTTGGGAATTAGCTTCGTCCAGCTATGACAACAATAGCTTGGACACCTACCTGAAAGCGTTACAGTTCCCTATCGGCGACCCCAGCACGCCAATGAAGACGAGTCTAGCATGTCGGCTGCGCGAAGCCTTAATGCGTCTGCACCCGAATGACCCACCAATGGCTTCAGAGCAGGTAATCATTCAACGTCTGTTCAACTGCTGGCTTGCGGAGGAAAAAGCGTGA
- a CDS encoding nuclease-related domain-containing DEAD/DEAH box helicase, translating into MARLFPNLDPETITLKPERDVARALVRDLPDDCLIYHSFCWLRRDENGNRETLREGETDFLILDPNFGILILEVKGGDVRHRVRNGHDDYYRVLPGGGERDPGNAFEQARKSMHAITEILQIKDLPDWFGGCFGYAVSFPDQTNRGAIPNDGDTSIVFLAEHLDDMGRAVRGAFKRWNRRKHPSLSSDAMKLCRERLRPVFGLIPARWRELEKDEEQLVTLTTQQQLVLDGLSDNRRLAIRGGAGTGKTMLGLWRAVEYAKEGNDTLFLCFNRQLSQWLNERMDEELDFKTRKRLHINTFHGLCRKFYREAKLPFSPPQDPKQISEFWANAVPNKMFDVLLDEVTHLRFDAIVVDEGQDFRSDWWLVVEALNRETNGRLAIFYDPNQNIFNDDNTLPQTDAVFHLKINCRNTREIHNYSVKKMSADVQSSMRAPAGSPPIEIKVGDGHQQRDRCEALIKSWKSDYRVSADRLAILSHRKLERSCFHTVSRVAGMPITSDLKEWKDGGGVLFSTFAAFKGLEADAVILLTSNSSPPSPGDFYVASSRAKHLLGIIETADC; encoded by the coding sequence ATGGCTCGACTCTTCCCAAATCTGGACCCTGAAACGATCACACTTAAACCCGAGCGTGACGTTGCTCGAGCGCTCGTCCGAGACCTTCCCGACGACTGTCTTATTTACCATAGCTTTTGTTGGCTGCGTCGGGATGAGAACGGCAACCGCGAGACACTTCGTGAAGGTGAAACGGACTTTCTAATTCTCGATCCGAACTTCGGAATCCTGATTCTTGAGGTTAAGGGCGGTGACGTGCGTCACCGCGTGCGAAATGGCCACGACGATTATTATCGAGTGCTACCTGGAGGTGGTGAAAGGGACCCAGGCAATGCGTTCGAGCAGGCGAGGAAGAGCATGCATGCAATTACTGAGATTCTACAAATCAAGGACTTGCCTGATTGGTTCGGTGGCTGTTTTGGATACGCCGTCAGTTTTCCAGATCAAACCAATCGAGGCGCAATCCCAAACGATGGTGATACCAGCATCGTGTTTCTCGCGGAGCACCTCGATGATATGGGCCGGGCGGTGCGTGGTGCATTTAAGCGTTGGAATCGCCGAAAACATCCCTCCCTCAGTTCGGATGCAATGAAGCTATGTCGCGAACGATTGCGCCCCGTATTTGGACTTATTCCGGCAAGATGGCGTGAACTCGAGAAGGACGAAGAGCAACTAGTAACACTGACCACACAACAACAATTGGTACTTGATGGACTAAGCGACAACCGCCGCCTTGCTATCCGAGGAGGCGCAGGCACTGGCAAAACAATGCTAGGCCTTTGGAGAGCGGTAGAATACGCGAAAGAAGGAAATGACACGCTGTTCCTCTGTTTCAACAGGCAACTGAGTCAATGGCTAAATGAACGAATGGATGAAGAACTTGACTTCAAGACTCGGAAGCGTCTACACATCAACACATTCCATGGTCTTTGTCGAAAGTTTTATCGAGAAGCAAAGCTTCCGTTCTCGCCGCCCCAAGATCCAAAGCAGATTTCCGAATTCTGGGCGAATGCCGTTCCGAATAAAATGTTTGATGTTTTACTCGACGAAGTTACCCATCTCCGCTTTGATGCGATTGTTGTTGACGAAGGCCAAGACTTCCGGAGCGATTGGTGGCTAGTAGTTGAAGCACTCAATCGCGAGACAAATGGTCGTTTGGCGATATTCTACGATCCGAATCAGAACATATTTAACGACGACAATACACTTCCACAAACCGACGCTGTATTCCATTTGAAAATCAATTGCCGCAATACGCGAGAGATACACAACTACTCCGTAAAGAAAATGAGTGCTGATGTACAATCGAGTATGAGAGCTCCGGCAGGATCACCGCCAATCGAGATAAAAGTTGGCGACGGCCATCAACAACGAGACCGCTGCGAGGCATTGATCAAGTCATGGAAGTCCGATTATCGCGTTAGCGCAGACCGCCTTGCGATCCTTTCGCATCGAAAGCTAGAACGCTCCTGCTTTCACACCGTCTCGCGAGTCGCTGGAATGCCAATCACAAGCGATCTCAAAGAGTGGAAAGATGGGGGAGGCGTCCTGTTCTCCACATTCGCTGCTTTTAAGGGGCTGGAGGCTGATGCAGTTATACTCCTTACATCTAATTCCTCCCCGCCTTCGCCGGGCGATTTCTATGTTGCTTCGTCTCGCGCAAAGCATCTGCTTGGCATCATTGAAACTGCCGACTGTTAG
- a CDS encoding DEAD/DEAH box helicase: protein MSDAAAMNDPIGLADHLSNLYLQYIDSAIPLRDESLHRERNELLRASGRLRQEPRIEFIPRYRETSNLHAICDELGIERDLADLADCGLFPSTRRLYEHQKQSLDVVANQRRNMVVTTGTGSGKTECFLLPLFQALVAESKKWSSASRPRALRSLILYPLNALAEDQMVRLRTALDSPDLLNGEGKGARSWFAKNRKDRFYFGRYTGRTPVPGRPTSTKQRELASEERRLQRQATEVAEDLRLRFQFPSLDKESGEQWHRWSMQDAPPDILITNYSMLNIMLMRTIESPIFEATKTWLAQDAGNTFHFIVDELHSYRGTGGTEIALLIRLLLDRLGLSPDSPQVRFIASSASITEDAKSKKFLSQFFGASGDSFTIVKSPTRKTDPESIPTIRKYRSSFAEFSSEGGFKSTEALDKLLNATGATDINTDSMSVKAYSVVKQTMADDAALVEYNRPETLGELSLRVFGSRNDLHAANGLLQVLAQSRTTTDTFASAPLPFRLHLMYRNVGGLWACCNPECDQIEHRDGIHRRVGKLYTAPRLVCDCGSRVLDALLCSQCGDLYFGGFRQIDERDPNGPFNLVHDQPDLETPSASGRDRFYRRYVVFWPTTDEPLCNPSWQQGVRVDGNSYSVRRMFTQAHLNPATGQMTFGAQMSGEPNGWLYRINLDGVPDDATQVLAAMPSKCCRCDEDWTRVGSGGRVQEASHIEDIASPIMRHRTGFQKVNQVLADGLMRELQPMDESAQKLVVFTDSRQDAAKLAAGVELDHYRDLVRQTLLQGRGDLGGSLDVFLRWADRPAEMPPDDRDIFNSFINENQNDANAYFAVRDGYATPEQTQRVAELRGSRNGPFSITALSRRVENSLLRLGVCPAGPSREHSELSGKSWPSLYLWNDEKNIVAKQSNALETAEERWLERIRQACKSGCLGTLFFHRRKSIEALALGMVVPDPNISPIRIAGLTQEESAALLLVAIRMLGEKLRFDFPVFQYAYDMHELPAPIRRYIEHAGHQGDVAQISSDLMSGMIEKGLLTPTVKLLDQRLCLSLMTTDAPVWRCTQCGLKHLHRGLGICISCYQDLPTSPNKTQADSEQDYYAYLASSDASAFRLHCEELTGQTEKDKAGDRQRHFQSLCLDGENARVDTIDLLSVTTTMEAGVDIGSLLAVMLGNVPPRRFNYQQRVGRAGRRGAGYSIALTVGRGRSHDDTYFTNPLPMIAGDAPSPYLDMDRPRIVRRMLHKEVLRQAFETVNLSEAGVSAAEQGPQIHGEFGKAEQWSDVAKSVQIWITDNIDRVERISDLLLNGTNLSAHRGELIEYVRDSLVDKITECALDNESFNQDSLSERLAFAGVLPMFGFPTRVRNLYAREPRRFPPKGVVDRPLDIAVSQFAPGSQTVRDKQVLKSVGIVDYEPDTPRPPRSVDGRGWQSRCGVCRQCQALVRNPQDSQCCPVCASTSRYKVVNAWEPRGFTVEPGVPLPDFDGKFEWQPRSTIARMDCQLAQGFTTLPGTCLQIASDADLSVLTVNDNNGRLFDFRRINNHRAWVVEEHLRTGFGWRNQLIAGRSTQAALVARKQTDVLLLRIAVDSPEIQLDPLDIRSGSAVRAAFLSLANLIRRQACLSLDIESDELNVGVRLVAGEDQRYFEIYLTDTLENGAGYCAHLGDPDNFQELILNPLLPGGDAYQRLRDHGDECDSSCYDCLRDYGNAGEHALLDWRLGLDLARLSCVADPQPPTLDDYWLPVVRAASQGLEKALPGSSIQSVGGLSCIVRNGFVQCVLTHPLWPVYHESVWRASDELGISVTRLPTANLFDAVRRLGMIVSGIESRTTTQRVAVNQTSQPENEDTSRKVQALSLEDLPEKLPSRGEFDLLLSDDRMQRLASAGSTLRFRKLPKTVKPDELRSKVVIVENPEDHTEALIGKLHLQPMQDSDGRLLEIRVALRPQTKSDFESYRWTIPIDQWPDSFNAIAQLSD from the coding sequence ATGTCTGATGCGGCCGCGATGAATGATCCCATTGGATTGGCAGATCACTTATCGAATCTATATTTGCAATACATCGACAGTGCGATTCCCCTACGAGACGAGTCACTTCATCGAGAGCGTAACGAATTACTTCGTGCGTCTGGACGGCTCCGACAGGAACCACGAATTGAATTCATTCCCCGTTACCGGGAGACCTCAAACCTGCATGCCATCTGTGATGAGCTGGGCATTGAGCGAGACCTTGCGGATTTAGCCGATTGTGGCCTATTCCCCTCAACACGAAGGCTGTACGAACACCAAAAGCAGTCTTTGGATGTAGTCGCCAATCAACGTCGCAATATGGTGGTCACTACTGGTACAGGTTCAGGCAAAACTGAATGCTTCCTCCTGCCACTTTTCCAGGCCTTGGTCGCTGAATCAAAAAAATGGTCCAGCGCCTCTCGACCACGTGCCTTACGCTCCCTGATCCTCTACCCTCTCAATGCGTTGGCTGAAGATCAAATGGTCCGTTTAAGAACGGCTTTAGATAGCCCTGACCTATTGAACGGCGAGGGAAAAGGAGCGAGATCGTGGTTTGCGAAGAACCGTAAAGATCGTTTCTATTTTGGGCGATACACTGGCCGAACTCCTGTTCCAGGAAGACCAACCTCGACCAAACAGAGAGAACTGGCTTCAGAGGAACGCCGATTACAGCGTCAAGCCACCGAGGTAGCCGAAGATCTGCGACTGCGGTTTCAGTTTCCTAGTCTCGACAAGGAAAGCGGCGAGCAATGGCATCGCTGGTCCATGCAGGATGCTCCTCCAGACATTCTGATCACAAACTATTCGATGCTAAACATCATGCTGATGCGTACCATCGAATCGCCTATCTTTGAGGCAACAAAAACCTGGCTGGCTCAAGATGCCGGCAACACGTTCCACTTCATCGTTGATGAGTTGCATTCGTATCGTGGGACCGGTGGGACTGAGATCGCGTTACTAATTCGCCTCTTGCTCGATCGATTGGGTCTCTCTCCGGATTCACCGCAGGTCAGGTTTATCGCGTCATCCGCTTCGATCACCGAAGACGCCAAAAGCAAAAAGTTTCTTTCGCAGTTTTTCGGCGCTTCCGGCGACAGTTTCACAATTGTGAAGTCGCCAACGCGCAAGACGGACCCGGAGTCCATCCCCACAATCCGAAAATACAGGTCAAGCTTTGCTGAGTTCTCTAGTGAAGGAGGTTTCAAAAGCACAGAGGCGCTCGATAAGTTGTTGAATGCGACCGGCGCGACGGACATCAATACCGATTCTATGTCCGTGAAAGCATACAGTGTTGTTAAGCAGACGATGGCGGACGACGCGGCGCTCGTAGAATACAACCGGCCTGAGACGCTAGGCGAGTTATCTCTACGTGTGTTCGGTTCAAGGAACGACCTCCACGCAGCCAATGGGTTGTTGCAAGTATTAGCACAATCCAGGACAACGACCGACACATTTGCGTCAGCTCCGCTGCCGTTTCGATTGCATTTGATGTATCGAAATGTTGGGGGTCTATGGGCATGTTGTAATCCAGAATGCGATCAGATCGAACATCGTGACGGAATCCATCGTCGCGTCGGAAAGCTATATACTGCCCCACGGCTGGTTTGCGATTGTGGGTCGCGAGTGCTTGATGCATTGCTTTGTTCTCAGTGTGGCGATCTCTACTTTGGAGGATTTCGACAGATTGACGAAAGAGATCCAAACGGCCCTTTCAACTTAGTTCACGACCAACCGGATCTTGAAACTCCATCTGCCTCAGGACGTGACCGCTTCTATCGCCGCTATGTCGTGTTCTGGCCAACTACCGATGAGCCATTGTGCAATCCATCTTGGCAACAAGGTGTTCGTGTGGATGGCAACTCATATTCCGTTAGACGAATGTTTACGCAGGCACACCTCAATCCGGCAACTGGACAAATGACGTTCGGTGCACAGATGAGCGGAGAACCGAATGGTTGGCTGTATCGGATAAATCTCGATGGAGTACCAGACGACGCGACCCAGGTACTAGCAGCAATGCCATCAAAGTGTTGCCGCTGCGATGAAGACTGGACCCGAGTCGGTTCTGGGGGCAGGGTTCAAGAGGCGTCCCACATCGAAGATATTGCTAGTCCGATTATGCGACATCGGACTGGTTTCCAGAAGGTCAATCAAGTACTCGCTGACGGCTTAATGCGAGAATTACAGCCTATGGACGAGTCCGCGCAGAAGCTGGTTGTTTTTACTGATAGCCGACAAGATGCGGCGAAATTGGCTGCTGGTGTTGAACTTGACCACTACCGAGACTTGGTCCGTCAAACACTCTTACAGGGTCGCGGTGATCTTGGTGGCTCGCTTGATGTATTTCTTCGCTGGGCCGACCGACCAGCAGAAATGCCGCCAGACGATCGAGATATATTTAACTCGTTCATTAATGAAAACCAGAATGATGCTAATGCCTATTTTGCAGTTCGTGATGGCTATGCCACCCCTGAACAAACTCAACGAGTCGCAGAGCTTCGCGGTTCTAGAAATGGGCCATTTTCGATCACGGCATTGTCACGACGAGTAGAAAACTCATTACTGCGACTCGGCGTCTGCCCCGCTGGCCCAAGTCGGGAACATTCCGAACTTAGCGGCAAATCTTGGCCTTCTTTGTATCTGTGGAATGACGAAAAGAACATCGTCGCCAAACAGTCCAATGCGTTGGAAACCGCTGAAGAGCGGTGGCTGGAACGAATTCGACAGGCTTGTAAGTCAGGCTGCCTAGGCACACTGTTCTTCCACCGCCGAAAATCGATCGAAGCACTTGCGTTAGGAATGGTCGTTCCCGATCCGAACATATCGCCGATCCGTATAGCTGGCCTAACCCAAGAAGAATCGGCAGCATTACTACTCGTTGCGATTCGTATGCTCGGAGAAAAACTGCGTTTTGATTTCCCTGTATTTCAATACGCCTATGATATGCACGAACTTCCCGCACCAATTCGACGTTACATCGAGCATGCCGGACATCAAGGTGATGTCGCTCAAATCTCGTCGGATCTAATGTCAGGGATGATCGAGAAGGGGCTGCTTACTCCCACGGTCAAATTGCTTGACCAACGGCTTTGCTTGTCGCTGATGACAACCGATGCACCGGTGTGGCGATGTACGCAGTGTGGCCTGAAACATCTTCATCGAGGTCTTGGGATTTGCATTAGTTGCTACCAAGATTTGCCGACGTCGCCCAACAAAACACAGGCAGACAGTGAACAGGACTATTATGCCTATTTAGCCTCGTCAGATGCTTCTGCGTTCCGTTTACACTGTGAAGAATTGACCGGGCAAACAGAAAAAGACAAAGCCGGAGATCGCCAACGCCACTTTCAGAGCCTATGCCTGGATGGTGAAAATGCCCGTGTTGATACGATCGACTTGCTGAGCGTAACGACAACGATGGAGGCAGGCGTTGATATTGGCTCTTTGCTGGCGGTAATGCTGGGCAACGTTCCCCCCAGACGTTTCAACTATCAACAGCGAGTCGGCCGTGCCGGTCGACGAGGTGCCGGCTATTCAATTGCTTTGACGGTTGGACGTGGACGCAGCCACGACGATACCTATTTCACAAATCCCCTGCCGATGATCGCGGGCGATGCACCATCTCCGTACTTGGATATGGATCGCCCCCGCATTGTCCGGCGAATGCTTCATAAGGAAGTCCTGCGTCAAGCGTTTGAAACAGTCAACTTATCAGAAGCGGGCGTCAGCGCCGCAGAACAAGGCCCACAGATCCACGGGGAGTTTGGCAAAGCGGAACAGTGGTCCGATGTCGCCAAATCGGTACAAATCTGGATCACCGATAACATAGATCGTGTTGAGCGGATTTCTGATTTGCTACTAAACGGTACAAACCTCAGTGCACATCGAGGCGAGTTGATCGAATACGTTCGCGATAGCTTGGTCGATAAAATAACCGAATGTGCTCTGGACAATGAAAGCTTCAATCAAGATAGCTTGAGCGAGCGACTTGCATTTGCAGGTGTCTTGCCCATGTTTGGTTTTCCAACACGCGTTCGCAATCTCTACGCAAGGGAACCTCGCCGATTTCCTCCTAAGGGCGTCGTTGACCGCCCACTCGACATTGCTGTCAGCCAATTCGCGCCGGGTAGCCAAACCGTGCGAGATAAGCAAGTGCTGAAAAGCGTAGGCATTGTTGACTATGAACCGGATACACCACGTCCTCCACGAAGTGTCGATGGTCGCGGTTGGCAATCACGCTGTGGCGTATGCCGGCAATGTCAAGCTCTTGTGCGAAATCCTCAAGACTCACAGTGTTGTCCCGTTTGTGCGTCAACGTCGCGGTACAAGGTAGTCAACGCATGGGAACCCCGTGGATTCACGGTAGAGCCGGGAGTTCCCTTGCCCGACTTCGATGGGAAGTTTGAATGGCAGCCACGATCGACAATAGCTCGAATGGATTGCCAGCTTGCACAAGGGTTCACTACCCTACCCGGCACGTGTCTTCAAATTGCTTCCGATGCAGACCTCTCTGTATTAACTGTAAACGACAACAACGGTCGGCTGTTTGACTTTCGGCGCATCAATAATCATCGGGCTTGGGTGGTTGAGGAACATCTACGAACCGGATTTGGCTGGCGGAATCAACTGATTGCTGGGAGATCTACACAAGCCGCGTTAGTTGCTCGAAAGCAAACTGATGTACTTTTGCTTCGAATCGCCGTCGATTCACCTGAGATACAGCTTGACCCGCTGGATATTCGTAGCGGCTCAGCAGTCCGTGCAGCATTTCTCTCATTGGCGAATCTAATTCGTCGACAAGCTTGCTTGTCACTTGATATTGAATCGGACGAGTTGAATGTTGGGGTTCGATTGGTGGCAGGTGAAGATCAACGATACTTCGAAATCTACCTTACTGACACGCTCGAGAACGGAGCAGGTTATTGTGCCCACCTTGGCGATCCAGATAACTTCCAGGAACTCATTCTCAATCCGCTACTGCCAGGTGGTGATGCCTATCAACGTTTACGGGATCATGGAGATGAATGCGACAGCTCTTGCTACGATTGTCTTCGCGACTACGGAAATGCGGGCGAGCACGCACTCCTGGATTGGCGTCTCGGCCTTGATTTAGCTCGTCTAAGTTGCGTAGCCGATCCTCAACCACCTACATTAGATGACTATTGGCTGCCCGTTGTGCGAGCTGCATCGCAGGGCTTAGAAAAGGCTTTACCCGGGTCATCGATTCAATCAGTTGGAGGACTTTCTTGCATAGTTCGCAACGGTTTCGTTCAGTGCGTCCTAACCCATCCACTATGGCCGGTATATCACGAATCAGTTTGGCGTGCATCCGATGAACTGGGAATTTCGGTGACTCGTTTACCAACGGCAAATCTATTTGATGCTGTGCGGCGGCTAGGGATGATCGTTAGCGGGATTGAAAGTCGGACTACAACTCAACGAGTAGCCGTAAACCAAACATCACAGCCAGAAAACGAAGATACAAGTCGAAAGGTTCAGGCACTATCGCTTGAAGATCTCCCGGAGAAGCTTCCATCACGAGGTGAATTTGACCTTTTGCTTAGCGACGATCGTATGCAACGGTTAGCATCAGCTGGATCGACCCTAAGATTCCGGAAACTTCCTAAAACAGTAAAGCCCGACGAACTTCGCTCCAAGGTCGTCATCGTCGAGAATCCAGAAGATCACACGGAAGCTTTGATCGGCAAACTGCACTTGCAACCGATGCAAGACTCCGATGGACGACTATTGGAAATCCGAGTCGCACTTCGACCACAGACAAAGTCCGACTTCGAAAGCTATCGCTGGACGATCCCAATTGATCAATGGCCTGATAGCTTTAATGCCATAGCACAACTATCTGACTAA